In the Victivallis sp. Marseille-Q1083 genome, one interval contains:
- the pstB gene encoding phosphate ABC transporter ATP-binding protein PstB, translated as MDAKPTNADKIVVRNLNFYYGSTQALFDNNIAIHTNQVTAVIGPSGCGKSTHLRVYNRIFELYRDQRASGEVLIDGRNIFDETVDVLELRRKVGMIFQKPPPFPMSVFDNVAYPLKLHFKFRKSEIADRVEQALRQASLWDEVRDKLKSSGLALSGGQQQRLCIARALAAGPEILLMDEPTSAIDPVATAKIEDLILELQKQFTIVIVTHNMQQAARISNYTAFFFQGRIIECDVTEKIFTSPSNPKTEEYITGRFG; from the coding sequence ATGGACGCTAAACCAACCAATGCCGATAAAATCGTCGTCCGCAATCTCAATTTCTATTACGGTTCGACCCAGGCGCTGTTCGACAACAATATCGCAATCCACACCAATCAGGTGACCGCGGTGATCGGTCCCTCTGGCTGCGGCAAATCAACGCACCTGCGCGTCTACAACCGGATTTTCGAACTGTACCGGGACCAGCGCGCTTCCGGAGAGGTGCTGATTGACGGCCGCAACATCTTCGACGAAACGGTCGACGTACTGGAGCTGCGCCGCAAAGTCGGCATGATCTTTCAAAAGCCGCCCCCGTTTCCGATGTCGGTGTTCGACAACGTCGCCTATCCATTGAAGCTGCATTTCAAATTCAGGAAAAGCGAAATCGCCGACCGGGTGGAACAGGCGTTGCGCCAGGCGTCGCTGTGGGATGAAGTGCGCGACAAACTGAAATCCAGCGGTCTGGCATTGTCGGGCGGCCAGCAGCAGCGGCTCTGCATCGCCCGGGCCCTGGCGGCCGGGCCGGAAATTCTGCTGATGGACGAACCGACCAGTGCGATCGACCCGGTGGCCACCGCCAAAATCGAAGATCTGATCCTCGAACTGCAGAAACAGTTCACCATCGTCATCGTCACCCACAATATGCAGCAGGCGGCCCGCATTTCCAACTATACCGCCTTCTTTTTCCAAGGCCGGATCATCGAGTGCGACGTCACCGAGAAAATCTTCACGTCGCCGTCGAATCCGAAAACCGAAGAATACATCACCGGCCGTTTCGGCTGA
- the pstA gene encoding phosphate ABC transporter permease PstA, with amino-acid sequence MNNRKKRPLFWRKLSDRLIRLLSVAAVAVAVLAMLWILASVVRRGAAVIDLTFLLEPSKPAGVPDGGIANALLGTVCITLTAAILTIPPGILGGIALAEFGRDSRTGHLIRFAANVMMGIPSIIVGLFVYTLLVVPMGAASGLAGSVALGIIMFPVVMRTTEDMLLLVPDSLREAGLALGMTRCRATLCIIFRASKSGLITGILLALARVTGETAPLLFTAQFSNYWPSGFFSGPTANLPVLINEYTTNSPYESMHAAGWGAALVVTVIILLLNISCRVLFKEKQHGR; translated from the coding sequence ATGAACAACCGGAAAAAAAGACCTTTATTCTGGCGGAAACTGTCCGACCGGCTCATCCGGCTGCTGTCGGTCGCGGCGGTCGCCGTCGCCGTGCTAGCGATGCTGTGGATTCTGGCCAGCGTGGTGAGGCGCGGTGCGGCGGTCATCGACCTGACCTTCCTGCTGGAGCCGAGCAAGCCGGCCGGCGTTCCGGACGGCGGTATCGCCAACGCGCTGCTCGGCACCGTCTGCATTACGCTGACGGCGGCAATCCTGACCATTCCGCCCGGCATCCTCGGCGGCATCGCGCTGGCGGAATTCGGCCGGGATTCCCGGACCGGCCACCTGATCCGTTTCGCCGCCAACGTCATGATGGGAATTCCGTCGATCATCGTCGGCCTGTTCGTCTATACGCTGCTGGTCGTACCGATGGGGGCGGCCTCCGGCCTGGCCGGCAGCGTGGCGCTCGGCATCATCATGTTTCCGGTGGTGATGCGAACCACCGAAGACATGCTGCTGCTGGTGCCGGATTCGCTGCGGGAAGCGGGGCTGGCCCTCGGCATGACCCGCTGCCGGGCGACGCTCTGCATCATCTTCCGGGCCTCGAAAAGCGGTTTGATCACCGGCATCCTGCTGGCGCTGGCCCGGGTGACCGGCGAAACCGCGCCGCTTTTGTTCACCGCCCAGTTCAGCAATTACTGGCCGAGCGGATTCTTCAGCGGCCCGACCGCCAACCTGCCGGTGCTGATCAACGAATACACCACCAATTCGCCGTACGAATCGATGCATGCCGCCGGCTGGGGAGCGGCGCTGGTCGTCACCGTCATCATCCTGCTCTTAAACATCAGCTGCCGCGTCTTATTCAAGGAGAAACAGCATGGACGCTAA
- the pstC gene encoding phosphate ABC transporter permease subunit PstC gives MIDRKRCLPSGRWLDRGFMSLSVLCAWLPLVVMAGFFLQLLVSSLPVWREFGLSFIWSTEWDPVANHYGAFNALAGTVVTTVIALGIAIPFAFVTAFYLVDARPGIAAVLSQAIDLLAAIPSIIFGMWGLFILVPIMQNYVMPFLVETLGLGQLPFVGEYYNGFGFLTAGLILALMILPYICAVMRDVFKMVPNVLRESAYGIGCTKWETACDIVMRYGARGLLGGIFIGLGRALGETMAVLFVIGNIQQMPDSLFSCGTTIAATLANNFAEADGMMRAALFGMGLLLLLLSLAVQIGAQYYLVALGRKMGKR, from the coding sequence ATGATCGATCGAAAGCGTTGTTTGCCGAGCGGACGCTGGCTGGACAGAGGCTTCATGAGCTTGAGCGTCCTTTGCGCCTGGCTGCCGCTGGTGGTGATGGCCGGCTTTTTCCTGCAGTTGCTGGTCAGCTCCCTGCCGGTCTGGCGTGAATTCGGCTTGTCGTTCATCTGGTCGACGGAATGGGACCCGGTAGCCAACCATTACGGCGCGTTCAACGCGCTGGCCGGTACGGTGGTGACGACCGTCATCGCGCTGGGGATCGCCATTCCGTTCGCCTTCGTCACCGCCTTCTATCTGGTCGACGCCCGGCCGGGAATCGCGGCGGTGCTGAGCCAGGCGATCGACTTGCTGGCCGCCATTCCGAGCATCATCTTCGGCATGTGGGGCCTGTTCATCCTGGTGCCGATCATGCAGAACTACGTCATGCCATTTCTGGTTGAAACCCTCGGTTTGGGGCAATTGCCGTTCGTCGGCGAATATTACAACGGCTTCGGGTTCCTGACCGCCGGCCTGATCCTGGCGTTGATGATTCTGCCGTATATCTGCGCGGTGATGCGCGACGTTTTCAAAATGGTCCCGAACGTGCTGCGGGAATCGGCTTACGGCATCGGCTGCACCAAATGGGAAACCGCCTGCGATATCGTCATGCGCTACGGCGCCCGCGGCCTGCTCGGCGGCATTTTCATCGGCCTGGGCCGGGCGCTGGGCGAAACGATGGCGGTGCTGTTCGTCATCGGCAACATCCAGCAGATGCCGGATTCGCTTTTTTCCTGCGGCACGACCATCGCGGCGACGCTGGCCAACAACTTCGCCGAAGCTGACGGCATGATGCGCGCCGCGCTGTTCGGCATGGGCCTGCTGCTGCTGCTGCTGTCGCTGGCCGTGCAGATCGGTGCGCAATACTACCTGGTGGCACTTGGCCGTAAAATGGGGAAACGTTAA
- the pstS gene encoding phosphate ABC transporter substrate-binding protein PstS, with product MKKYRWMAALLAGMFGTGMAAAETVINAAGASFPAPVYQVWTYQYGEEHRDVQVNYQSIGSGAGLNQIKAGTIDFAGSDNPLTAEELKAAGLVQFPMLTGGVVVIYNLPGIKNNTLALDQATLAGIFLGKIKKWNDPAIQKLNPGLKLPKLPISVVHRADSSGTTFIFTNYLSKISEEWANKVGCGPAVKWPVGIGGQKNPGVCNNVAKSIGAIGYTEYTYALETKLAMARLKNHDGNIVSAELESFTASSANADWNNAPGFYMVLTDQPGEKSWPITGLTYIVLKAEQNDPAKCDAMLDYFNWCLTDGAEVAEKLHYVALPDSLCDKLRQLWQQQFNWQP from the coding sequence ATGAAAAAATATCGCTGGATGGCCGCACTGCTGGCCGGCATGTTCGGAACCGGAATGGCAGCCGCCGAGACCGTGATCAACGCCGCCGGCGCCAGTTTCCCGGCGCCGGTCTACCAGGTCTGGACTTACCAATACGGCGAAGAACACCGGGATGTCCAGGTCAATTACCAGTCGATCGGTTCCGGCGCCGGCCTGAACCAGATCAAGGCCGGCACGATCGATTTCGCCGGCAGCGACAACCCGCTGACCGCCGAAGAGCTCAAAGCGGCCGGCCTGGTCCAGTTTCCGATGCTGACCGGCGGCGTGGTAGTCATCTACAACCTGCCCGGCATCAAAAACAATACCCTGGCACTGGACCAGGCGACGCTGGCCGGCATTTTCCTCGGCAAAATCAAAAAGTGGAACGATCCGGCCATTCAGAAACTGAATCCGGGCCTGAAACTGCCGAAATTGCCGATCTCGGTCGTCCACCGCGCCGACAGTTCCGGCACCACCTTCATCTTCACCAATTATCTGAGCAAAATTTCCGAAGAGTGGGCCAACAAGGTCGGTTGCGGCCCGGCAGTCAAGTGGCCGGTCGGCATCGGCGGCCAGAAGAACCCGGGCGTCTGCAACAACGTCGCCAAAAGCATCGGCGCCATCGGTTATACCGAATACACCTATGCGCTGGAAACCAAACTGGCAATGGCCAGGTTGAAGAACCACGACGGCAACATCGTCAGCGCCGAACTGGAAAGCTTCACCGCTTCCAGCGCCAACGCCGATTGGAACAATGCGCCGGGCTTCTATATGGTACTGACCGACCAGCCCGGCGAAAAGAGCTGGCCGATCACCGGCCTGACTTATATCGTGCTCAAAGCCGAACAGAACGATCCGGCCAAATGCGACGCAATGCTCGATTATTTCAACTGGTGTCTGACCGACGGCGCCGAAGTGGCGGAGAAACTGCACTATGTAGCGCTGCCGGACTCCCTGTGCGACAAACTCCGTCAGCTCTGGCAGCAACAATTCAATTGGCAGCCCTAA
- a CDS encoding IS110 family transposase: MTSFVGVDLHRNNFTYCIRVNGEERKIGKCEITELKGFAAMLGPNTAMAVEATGNTFMFCSSLKAHVGRLVVVNPSQFKVISMSTKKTDKHDAKVLAEFLEKDMLPEVRVKDDLQAKISSLTQTREKLVQLRTVLKNKVNNLLAANFIVLKREELSTEKGLLKALSYHFDPITDTEMLVVVEQIRSLNKSIEKLDKAIEDHGSKMDGFDNLKSIKGIGSKGAAILLATIGNIADFRSAKQLAAYIGIVPRVSNSNDTVCHGRITKSGSKIARTALVQCALIAKRYSPYLNAFHESVKSRRGGAKANIALARKFLDIVYRTLKNNWMFENFTQFKLVKN; the protein is encoded by the coding sequence ATGACAAGTTTTGTTGGAGTGGATTTGCACCGGAACAATTTTACTTATTGCATCCGGGTAAATGGGGAAGAACGGAAAATCGGCAAGTGTGAGATTACCGAACTGAAGGGCTTTGCCGCAATGCTCGGTCCGAACACGGCGATGGCGGTGGAGGCGACCGGAAATACGTTCATGTTTTGCAGCTCGCTGAAAGCTCATGTCGGGCGACTGGTGGTGGTGAATCCATCACAGTTCAAAGTCATCAGCATGTCCACCAAAAAGACGGACAAACATGACGCAAAAGTGTTGGCGGAGTTCCTGGAAAAGGATATGCTTCCGGAGGTAAGAGTGAAAGACGATTTGCAGGCGAAAATTTCAAGTCTGACGCAGACCAGGGAAAAACTGGTTCAGTTGCGTACCGTATTGAAAAACAAAGTCAACAATCTGTTAGCAGCTAACTTCATCGTGCTGAAACGGGAAGAACTGTCCACGGAGAAAGGGCTTTTGAAAGCATTGAGTTATCACTTCGACCCGATCACCGACACGGAAATGCTGGTGGTTGTCGAACAGATTCGCAGTCTGAACAAAAGCATTGAAAAACTGGATAAGGCGATTGAGGATCACGGCAGCAAGATGGACGGCTTCGACAACCTGAAATCCATCAAGGGAATCGGCTCGAAAGGTGCGGCGATCCTGTTGGCAACCATCGGCAATATCGCTGATTTCCGATCGGCAAAGCAGTTGGCCGCTTATATCGGAATCGTCCCCAGAGTGAGCAATTCAAATGACACGGTTTGCCACGGAAGAATCACGAAGAGCGGCAGCAAGATCGCCAGAACCGCTTTGGTGCAATGCGCTTTGATCGCCAAACGCTACAGCCCGTATCTCAATGCCTTTCATGAATCGGTAAAAAGTCGGCGGGGAGGTGCGAAAGCCAATATCGCCTTGGCTCGCAAATTCCTCGATATCGTGTATAGAACATTAAAAAACAATTGGATGTTTGAGAATTTTACTCAATTCAAGCTCGTAAAAAATTGA
- the metW gene encoding methionine biosynthesis protein MetW: protein METDSEHKTLNEVFADLEEQMMTEFFEQRHDLHAISRLLPEKARILDLGCGDGLFLKYLKVKKNIRPLGIEIDQAKIIECIANGVSVIHGDLDHKLDFARDGSFDYVVLSRTLQEVKRPDKLLTEIVRVGKRALVSFLNFGHFANRWQLAVHGRMPLSGSLPHAWYETPNIHLGTLKDFRELCHSLEIEIICEVPIGRNGRSSTHLFANLFAHSCVFELKHK, encoded by the coding sequence ATGGAAACTGACAGTGAACACAAAACGCTCAACGAAGTTTTCGCCGATCTCGAAGAGCAGATGATGACCGAATTTTTCGAGCAGCGTCACGATCTGCACGCCATTTCGCGGCTGCTGCCGGAAAAAGCCCGCATCCTCGACCTCGGCTGCGGCGACGGACTCTTTTTGAAATATCTGAAAGTCAAGAAAAATATCCGACCGCTCGGCATTGAAATCGACCAGGCGAAAATCATCGAGTGTATCGCCAACGGCGTCTCGGTCATCCACGGCGACCTGGATCACAAGCTGGATTTCGCCCGGGACGGCAGTTTCGACTACGTCGTCCTGAGCCGGACGCTGCAGGAAGTCAAGCGTCCGGATAAATTGTTGACTGAAATCGTCCGGGTCGGCAAACGGGCGCTGGTCAGTTTTCTGAACTTCGGCCACTTCGCCAACCGCTGGCAACTGGCCGTTCACGGCCGGATGCCGTTGAGCGGCAGCCTGCCGCACGCCTGGTATGAGACGCCGAACATCCACCTCGGCACACTGAAGGATTTCCGCGAATTGTGCCATTCGCTGGAGATCGAAATCATCTGCGAAGTGCCGATCGGCCGCAACGGGCGCTCGTCGACCCATCTGTTCGCCAATCTGTTCGCACACAGTTGCGTTTTCGAGCTGAAGCATAAATAA
- a CDS encoding homoserine O-acetyltransferase translates to MTDADALRLDCGRKLFNVNIRYETYGTLAPDRGNAILIEHALSGDAHVAGVHSPDDAKPGWWDAMIGPGKPIDTDRYFVICSNVIGGCSGSTGPRSINPHTGRLYNMDFPVITIADMVRAQKRLMDHLEIPRFLAIIGGSMGGMQALEWSILYPEAADSIIPIATTAQLSPQSIAFDWVGREAIKYDPNYCCGNYGDQPPECGLATARMLAHITYLSDESMSRKFGRGLQEGDDYSFDFKRDFAVESYLEYQGQRFVERFDANSYLYITKAMDYFDLAASAGGDLGRAFAAARAAFLVVAFSSDWLFPTSESRAIVRALLENDLDVSFCEIESSYGHDAFLLEIEVLGKMIADFLRNRMEERHGN, encoded by the coding sequence ATGACCGACGCTGACGCATTGCGGCTGGATTGCGGCCGGAAGCTGTTCAACGTCAATATCCGTTATGAAACCTACGGTACGCTGGCGCCGGACAGGGGCAATGCGATTCTGATCGAACACGCGTTGTCCGGAGATGCGCATGTCGCCGGGGTTCATTCCCCCGACGATGCCAAGCCGGGCTGGTGGGACGCGATGATCGGTCCCGGCAAACCGATCGATACCGACCGTTATTTCGTCATCTGCAGCAACGTCATCGGCGGCTGCTCCGGTTCGACCGGACCGCGTTCGATCAATCCGCACACCGGCAGACTTTACAATATGGATTTCCCGGTCATCACCATCGCCGACATGGTGCGGGCGCAGAAACGGTTGATGGACCATCTGGAAATCCCCAGATTCCTGGCGATCATCGGCGGTTCGATGGGCGGAATGCAGGCGTTGGAATGGTCGATCCTCTATCCGGAGGCGGCGGACAGCATCATTCCGATCGCCACGACGGCGCAATTGTCGCCGCAAAGCATCGCGTTCGACTGGGTCGGCCGCGAAGCGATCAAATACGATCCGAACTATTGCTGCGGCAATTACGGCGACCAACCGCCGGAATGCGGCCTGGCGACCGCCCGGATGCTGGCGCACATCACCTACCTGAGCGACGAATCGATGAGCCGCAAATTCGGCCGCGGTTTGCAGGAAGGCGACGATTATTCGTTCGACTTCAAGCGCGACTTCGCGGTGGAGAGCTATCTGGAATATCAGGGCCAGCGGTTCGTCGAGCGGTTCGACGCCAACAGTTATCTGTACATCACCAAGGCGATGGATTATTTCGACCTGGCCGCTTCGGCCGGCGGCGACCTCGGCCGGGCGTTCGCCGCCGCCCGGGCGGCGTTCCTGGTCGTCGCCTTTTCCAGCGACTGGCTGTTCCCGACTTCGGAATCGCGGGCGATCGTCCGGGCGCTGCTCGAAAACGACCTGGACGTCAGCTTCTGTGAAATCGAATCGAGCTACGGTCATGACGCGTTTCTGCTGGAAATCGAGGTGCTCGGCAAGATGATCGCCGATTTCCTGCGCAACCGGATGGAGGAACGGCATGGAAACTGA
- a CDS encoding HAD-IIA family hydrolase, with protein MKRGFLIDMDGVVYRGKEVIPGAREFINTLVKKEIPFTFFTNNSQRTRRDIAIKMNRLGFEIAEKNVFTCAMATARFLKSQKPDGTAFVIGEGGLLYALHFNGYAVVDHDPDYVVVGEGRMVNMEAVECAVNMIFNGARLIATNPDPNCPTATGMRPGCGAIAAMLEIATGVKAFSVGKPSPIMLREARKELELSTAETTIIGDTMDTDILGGVQMGYRTILVLSGNTKKEDLRHFAYRPNEVFDSIADIKLDEE; from the coding sequence ATGAAACGAGGTTTCTTAATCGACATGGACGGTGTGGTTTACCGGGGCAAAGAGGTCATTCCGGGCGCCCGTGAATTCATCAATACCCTGGTGAAAAAGGAAATTCCGTTTACCTTCTTCACCAACAACAGCCAGCGCACCCGGCGCGATATCGCCATCAAGATGAACCGGCTCGGTTTCGAGATTGCCGAGAAAAACGTCTTTACCTGCGCCATGGCCACCGCCCGGTTTCTGAAAAGCCAGAAACCGGACGGCACCGCCTTCGTCATCGGCGAGGGCGGTTTGCTGTATGCGCTGCATTTCAACGGCTATGCCGTCGTCGACCACGATCCGGATTATGTCGTCGTCGGGGAAGGGCGGATGGTCAACATGGAAGCGGTCGAATGCGCCGTCAACATGATTTTCAACGGCGCCAGGCTGATCGCCACCAACCCGGACCCGAACTGCCCGACCGCCACCGGCATGCGGCCCGGCTGCGGCGCCATTGCCGCCATGCTGGAAATCGCCACCGGCGTCAAAGCGTTCAGCGTCGGCAAACCGAGTCCGATCATGCTGCGGGAAGCACGCAAGGAGCTCGAGTTGAGCACCGCCGAGACGACGATCATCGGCGATACGATGGACACCGACATCCTCGGCGGCGTCCAGATGGGCTACCGGACCATCCTGGTGCTGTCCGGCAATACCAAAAAAGAAGACCTCCGTCATTTCGCCTACCGGCCGAACGAAGTGTTCGATTCGATTGCCGATATCAAACTCGACGAAGAGTGA